A genome region from Cryptosporidium parvum Iowa II chromosome 8, whole genome shotgun sequence includes the following:
- a CDS encoding DNAJ protein — MDFIKKSLSALSTDSIKKHNSEHIFYCIQYANRFGEYHEPEQFNLVQSKDKLNFRSITLERIKEIIPKYKFCCCYSKNCLCDISVRYKSHDSNGIYPWVWCDLVTDQDTATPYNSKIILKILVFVNFSSSNYDGIHTKSVNSNYEAKTVNMCMPYETDEKEYVDRSNSKIQNNIFQAPTPTKFDNSDDSNFIDIVDDEQTKFLSNKKSFTSQKVLESRILESSNDEKSDNFGYEDLVEEISRWSRKPDGSYKDIRVLLSSLQQVLWENAQWEPIEFSKLMSDIELVKKAYRKAIILCHPDKNHNESEKHKSRAHLIFMAINESNNK, encoded by the coding sequence ATggattttattaaaaaaagtttaaGTGCACTTTCAACCGACTCTATCAAAAAACACAACAGTGAGcatatattttattgtaTTCAATATGCAAATCGATTTGGGGAATATCATGAGCCAGAGCAATTCAATTTAGTTCAAAGCAAAGATAAGTTAAATTTTAGAAGCATTACACTTGAAcgaataaaagaaataattccTAAATATAAGTTTTGTTGTTgctattcaaaaaattgtCTCTGCGACATCTCTGTAAGGTATAAGAGTCATGATAGCAACGGTATTTATCCATGGGTTTGGTGCGACTTAGTTACTGACCAAGACACTGCAACCCCATATAACTCTAAAATCATTCTAAAAATACTAgtttttgttaatttctCATCATCAAATTATGATGGTATTCATACAAAATCcgttaattcaaattatgaAGCAAAAACTGTGAATATGTGTATGCCTTACGAAACTgatgaaaaagaatatgTTGATAGATCTAACTCTAAAATTCAAaacaatatatttcaagCGCCTACCCCTACTAAATTTGACAATTCAGATGACTCCAACTTTATTGATATAGTAGATGATGAACaaacaaaatttttaagtaataaaaaatcatttaCCTCACAAAAAGTCCTAGAATCAAGAATTTTGGAATCAAGTAATGACGAAAAGAGTGACAACTTTGGCTACGAAGATCttgttgaagaaattaGTAGATGGTCTAGAAAACCTGACGGCTCATACAAAGATATTCGCGTTTTACTAAGCTCACTTCAGCAGGTATTATGGGAAAATGCCCAATGGGAACCTATTGAATTCTCCAAACTAATGTCAGATATAGAGCTAGTAAAGAAGGCATATAGGAAGGCCATAATACTTTGCCACCCCGATAAAAATCACAATGAAAGTGAAAAACACAAAAGTAGAGCTCACCTTATTTTCATGGCAATCAATGAGTCtaataacaaataa
- a CDS encoding 60S ribosomal protein L10A, which translates to LSAMSGKVSSETIRRAISEILEGSKAKPRKFVETVELQIGLKDYDTQRDKRFAGTVRLPNVPRPNARVCVMGDAADCERAQKLGFDVMDIEEMKKINKNKKVVKKLCKKYDLFLASQVLLPQIPRLLGPGLNKAGKFPTVITPSDKIDEKANELKASIKFQLKKVLCLGVAIGNVNMTEEEIRQNLTLAINFLVSLLKKNWHNIKSLTVKSTMGKSVRIYG; encoded by the coding sequence tTATCAGCAATGAGTGGGAAAGTTAGTAGCGAAACTATTCGTCGTGCAATTTCTGAGATTTTGGAAGGCTCAAAGGCCAAGCCAAGGAAATTTGTTGAGACTGTTGAATTGCAAATTGGGCTAAAGGATTACGATACTCAGAGAGACAAGCGTTTTGCTGGTACAGTGCGTTTACCAAATGTCCCAAGACCAAATGCTCGTGTATGTGTAATGGGAGATGCTGCTGATTGTGAAAGAGCACAGAAACTGGGCTTCGATGTAATGGATATTGAAGAGATGAAGAAGATCAACAAAAACAAGAAGGTTGTCAAGAAACTTTGCAAGAAGTACGATTTGTTTTTGGCATCTCAGGTACTATTACCACAGATACCACGTCTATTAGGTCCAGGATTAAATAAGGCAGGTAAATTCCCAACAGTTATCACCCCGAGCGACAAAATTGACGAGAAGGCGAATGAATTAAAGGCAAGTATCAAGTTCCAATTGAAGAAGGTGTTGTGCCTTGGTGTGGCAATTGGTAACGTTAACATGACAGAGGAAGAGATTAGACAAAACCTAACTTTAGCAATTAACTTCTTAGTATCACtattgaagaagaattgGCACAACATCAAGAGTCTAACAGTAAAGAGTACAATGGGAAAATCTGTAAGGATCTATGGATGA